The sequence CAAGGTTTTAGTTGTAAAATTCACATTCACTGAACTAATACCTTCTAAAGACTGAATTGCCTCTTCAATTTTGCTTGCACAGTTGGCGCAGCTTAAACCGTCAAGGATAAGCTCTTTTTTTGTTTTAGCCATTTCTCCCCAATCCCTTCAATCAAATTATTCTTCCAGTATATGCTCAAGGCCTTGGTTAAGGACCTTACTTATGTGGTCATCATTTAGTGAGTAATAGACAACCTTACCATCTTTACGTGCTTTAACTAATCTTCCCTGGCGCAGCACTTTTAGCTGATGGGAAATGGCAGATTGGGTCATATCTAAAAGTGCTGATATATCACAAACGCACATTTCCTCATTGGACAATGCATATAAAATTTTAATCCTTGTGGCATCACCAAAAACCTTAAAAAAGTCAGCTAAGATTGACATTTTTTCATCAGGTAGCATTATATCTCTTATTTTATCCACTGTCTCTTGGTGAATCACTGTAGCCTGACATCTATCAATATTAGTCATCAAATCACCCCTTATATGAATAGTTGTTCATATGTTTATATATAGTTTATTCCCCATGGGGAAATTTGTCAATAATTAAAATTACTTTTTTAGATCAAGTAGTATTAAAATCGGGGTCAGGATCAATTATCCATTATTGAATAATTGATCCTGACCCCGAAGCCTACTAACCTAGCCCTTGTTTTTTTGCTAGTGCTAAATATATTCCTAGAACTACAAACAGTGTTAAAGTTTCGGCAAATGGCACCGTTAGCCATATTCCCACTGTTGATAGGTATGCGGGAAGTACTATCAGTCCAAGGATTATGAAGCCAACTCCTCTACACATTGATATGATAGTGGCATAGTACGCTTTTTCCATTGCTTGGAAGTATGATCCCATAACTATGTTCACTCCCATAAATATAAATGCGATGAAATAATAATTTATGGCCTCTGAACCTAGTTCCATAAGTTCCGTGGCATCTGTGACAAAGAGGCTTACAATCTGCCCTGGAAATGCTATTCCAGTTATATAAAACACTACTCCTATTACTGCCGCTGATATTAGTCCCAAGTTCCTTACCCTTTTAATCCTATCATTCTTTTTTGCGCCATAGTTGATGCTCACTAGGGGTTGTACTGCCTGTGCCACTCCAGTAAAAACAGCAACGCAAATTAAGGATATGTTTGCCACTATGCTATAAGCAGTGATCCCCACTTCACCAACATGTTTTAGTAAAGTGATATTAAAAGCAAAAATTACTATACCAGAAGATAATTCTATAACGAAATTTGAAAAACCGTTAAATACAATTCTCTTTATTATTTCCACATCTAGTTTGACCTTCACAAACTTCAGTATATCTGTACCCCTTATCAAATAAAAACTAAATATCACTAAGCTTTGTAGAGAGGATATGGCAGTTGCCAGGGCAGCCCCCCTCATCCCCCAGTGCAAAATAAAGATAAAAACCCAATCCAGTGTGATGTTTGTTATACAGCTAGCAACCGTAACCCACATGGCGATTTGTGGTGCTTTATCATTTCTTACAAAAGCCGAGATGACGTTGACAATCATGAAAGAGAAAGATACTCCCATTATAACTTGCATATATTGGGTTACCATATCAATATTGTTGTCTGTTGCACCTAAGAAAAATGCAATCTCGTCTAAAAAGAACGAGCCCAATACTGTAAAGAGAAGCCCCATGGATATGGCCAAATACATAGCCGTGGTAAATATTGTCTTAGCTGTCTTTCTTTGGTTTTGTCCTAGACTCACTGACATGGAAGTAGCCCCTCCGATGCCGATCATTAAACCTATGGCAAAGGTAAGATTAAAAACAGGTAAAACAATATTCAGGGCGGCTAACCCATCGCTACCAACACCCCTACCAATAAAAATAGTATCAACGAGGATATAAAAAGCAATCATGGCCATTGCTGCAACACTGTTTATAAAGTATTTTGTAAATAGTCTATATATATTACCTTCTAAAAGGTTTATATCTTGTTTCATTTAGTATACCTCCCTCAAACACTAATACTGATTTTACTGTGTGCAGGCAAAAAGGTCAAGAAAATCGGGGTCAGACTTCAATTATCCATTATTGGATAATTGAAGTCTGACCCCGTAGCATTTA comes from Alkalicella caledoniensis and encodes:
- a CDS encoding MATE family efflux transporter, producing the protein MKQDINLLEGNIYRLFTKYFINSVAAMAMIAFYILVDTIFIGRGVGSDGLAALNIVLPVFNLTFAIGLMIGIGGATSMSVSLGQNQRKTAKTIFTTAMYLAISMGLLFTVLGSFFLDEIAFFLGATDNNIDMVTQYMQVIMGVSFSFMIVNVISAFVRNDKAPQIAMWVTVASCITNITLDWVFIFILHWGMRGAALATAISSLQSLVIFSFYLIRGTDILKFVKVKLDVEIIKRIVFNGFSNFVIELSSGIVIFAFNITLLKHVGEVGITAYSIVANISLICVAVFTGVAQAVQPLVSINYGAKKNDRIKRVRNLGLISAAVIGVVFYITGIAFPGQIVSLFVTDATELMELGSEAINYYFIAFIFMGVNIVMGSYFQAMEKAYYATIISMCRGVGFIILGLIVLPAYLSTVGIWLTVPFAETLTLFVVLGIYLALAKKQGLG
- a CDS encoding ArsR/SmtB family transcription factor; the encoded protein is MTNIDRCQATVIHQETVDKIRDIMLPDEKMSILADFFKVFGDATRIKILYALSNEEMCVCDISALLDMTQSAISHQLKVLRQGRLVKARKDGKVVYYSLNDDHISKVLNQGLEHILEE